A region of Anopheles merus strain MAF chromosome 2R, AmerM5.1, whole genome shotgun sequence DNA encodes the following proteins:
- the LOC121589550 gene encoding uncharacterized protein LOC121589550, translating to MQAPYAASDASQKIVSGTYSSQPAFCNHNSCIIILARMTIGEIRPSGSNMRATLDRMDRFVGMDTSLDIADSKDKTSCSGSHETPRAFTVSCGKNCRADCVPI from the exons ATGCAGGCTCCATATGCTGCTTCCGATGCATCACAGAAG ATAGTATCTGGAACATACTCGTCCCAACCAGCTTTCTGCAACCATAAttcctgcatcatcatcttggCCCGAATGACAATCGGGGAGATCAGGCCCAGCGGATCGAACATGCGAGCTACGTTAGATAGAATGGATCGCTTTGTCGGAATGGACACATCACTGGATATTGCGGATTCGAAAGATAAAACGTCATGCTCTGGCTCCCATGAAACACCAAGAGCCTTTACCGTCTCGTGTGGTAAGAATTGCCGCGCTGACTGTGTGCCGATTTGA